A genomic window from Paenibacillus sp. FSL K6-0276 includes:
- the gyrA gene encoding DNA gyrase subunit A, whose product MSSLSEQFLPAFLEEVVGDRFGRYSKYIIQDRAIPDVRDGLKPVQRRILYAMYDSGNTPDKPYRKSAKTVGDVMGNYHPHGDSSIYDGMVRMAQPWKLGHVLVDGHGNWGSMDDDPAAAMRYTEARLSPIAMEMMRDIEKRTVLFKDNFDNTAKEPVVVPSRYPNLLVNGTSGISAGFATEIPPHNLREVIDACIAVMQKPDIELEDIMTFMKGPDFPTGGTIMGGDGIMDAYRTGKGRIYLRSKTEIENMRGGKQQIVITEVPFQIVKSRLVTSMENIRLEKKIDGIAEVRDESGREGLRIVVELKKEADAQGVLAYLLKKTDLQITYNFNMVAIVNKAPQQLGLKAILEAYIAHQREVVTHRTQFDLERAEDRAHVLEGLVKALNILDEVIAAIKASKNRQDAQNNLVWMFGFSERQADSILTLQLYRLTNLEITSLQKELDEMMTKITHLRGILKSDKKLVAVIRKELLEIRDKYGIDRRSLIQGEVEELKVSLEALVNAEDVLVALSADGYIKRTSMLSFTRSGGERHTSGVKEGDHIVKLLDVNTRDSLLVFTRKGQYFLLPVHQIPEFKWKEPGTAIVNVIGLSKGDGIISVIPVNNLDDPQQSLVFITRRGQVKRTELKEYSTSRSGAVAACKVADGDEIITVTTSTNDKDIVLVTREGMSIRFHENEVNPMGRVASGVRGIQLREGDEVISCFWVSEDEGEILSISDIGYAKRSLLVDYPSQSRGGKGMPTFEFKEGKRVRPNGSRLAGAFYCREPLELNAITRENAHHTFSSESAPLGERRSTGKQIVPVEKKDEIVNLFPAVK is encoded by the coding sequence GTGAGTAGTTTATCAGAACAATTTTTGCCGGCTTTTCTGGAAGAGGTCGTCGGTGACCGCTTTGGTCGGTATTCCAAATATATTATTCAGGACCGGGCAATCCCCGACGTCCGCGATGGACTTAAGCCTGTACAGCGTCGGATTCTTTATGCGATGTACGACTCTGGCAATACGCCTGACAAGCCGTACCGCAAGTCAGCCAAAACCGTCGGGGATGTAATGGGTAATTACCATCCACACGGTGACTCCTCGATTTACGATGGTATGGTTCGTATGGCGCAACCATGGAAATTGGGGCATGTACTTGTTGACGGTCACGGCAACTGGGGCTCGATGGACGATGACCCAGCTGCGGCGATGCGTTATACGGAAGCACGGTTATCTCCGATTGCAATGGAGATGATGCGTGATATCGAGAAGCGGACAGTACTGTTTAAGGATAACTTTGACAATACAGCCAAGGAACCTGTTGTTGTGCCCTCTCGTTATCCGAACTTACTCGTGAATGGCACGAGTGGGATTTCCGCAGGTTTTGCCACTGAGATCCCGCCGCATAACCTTCGTGAGGTTATTGATGCTTGTATCGCAGTCATGCAGAAACCAGATATTGAACTTGAAGATATCATGACCTTTATGAAAGGTCCGGATTTTCCTACAGGCGGCACTATTATGGGTGGAGACGGCATCATGGATGCTTACCGCACAGGTAAAGGCCGTATTTACTTACGCTCCAAGACTGAGATTGAGAATATGCGAGGCGGCAAGCAACAAATCGTGATTACTGAAGTTCCATTCCAGATTGTAAAATCACGACTAGTTACCTCCATGGAGAACATTCGGTTAGAGAAGAAGATCGATGGCATTGCTGAAGTTCGTGATGAGAGTGGACGAGAAGGACTTCGGATTGTAGTTGAACTCAAGAAAGAAGCTGATGCCCAAGGCGTCTTGGCGTATCTGCTCAAAAAAACCGATCTTCAAATCACCTATAACTTCAATATGGTGGCTATCGTCAACAAAGCGCCGCAACAGCTTGGTCTTAAAGCCATCCTGGAGGCCTATATCGCGCATCAGCGTGAAGTAGTGACTCATCGCACCCAGTTTGATCTGGAACGTGCAGAAGACCGCGCTCATGTCTTAGAGGGCTTGGTTAAAGCGCTGAATATTCTAGATGAGGTTATCGCTGCTATCAAAGCATCGAAGAACCGGCAGGATGCTCAGAACAATCTCGTGTGGATGTTCGGCTTCAGTGAACGTCAAGCGGATTCTATCCTTACCTTGCAATTGTATCGTCTGACCAATTTGGAGATTACTTCACTCCAAAAAGAATTGGATGAAATGATGACAAAGATTACACATCTGCGCGGTATATTGAAAAGTGACAAGAAGCTCGTAGCTGTAATCCGTAAGGAATTGCTGGAGATTCGCGATAAATATGGGATTGATCGTCGCTCCCTTATCCAAGGCGAAGTAGAGGAACTTAAGGTTAGCCTTGAAGCGCTAGTCAACGCAGAAGATGTGCTAGTAGCACTTTCAGCAGACGGTTATATTAAGCGAACAAGTATGCTTTCCTTTACCCGTTCTGGTGGGGAACGTCACACATCAGGTGTTAAAGAAGGCGACCATATCGTCAAGCTGCTCGATGTGAATACCCGTGACAGTCTGCTGGTATTTACGCGCAAGGGGCAATACTTTTTGCTTCCTGTTCACCAGATTCCGGAGTTTAAATGGAAAGAACCTGGTACAGCGATTGTTAACGTTATCGGATTGTCTAAAGGGGATGGAATCATTAGTGTGATTCCGGTCAATAATCTTGACGATCCTCAGCAAAGTCTCGTGTTTATCACCCGCAGAGGTCAGGTTAAGCGTACAGAGCTCAAGGAATACTCTACAAGCCGTTCTGGAGCGGTAGCAGCCTGTAAGGTAGCAGACGGTGATGAGATCATTACAGTGACTACTAGTACGAATGACAAGGACATTGTACTCGTGACTCGTGAAGGAATGAGCATTAGATTCCATGAGAATGAGGTTAATCCTATGGGTCGTGTTGCATCTGGTGTAAGAGGAATTCAATTGCGTGAGGGCGATGAGGTAATTTCTTGCTTCTGGGTCAGCGAGGACGAAGGAGAAATCCTCTCCATCTCCGATATCGGATATGCGAAACGTTCACTACTAGTGGATTATCCATCCCAAAGCCGTGGTGGCAAAGGAATGCCAACCTTTGAATTTAAGGAAGGCAAGCGAGTACGACCAAATGGCAGCAGGTTGGCAGGGGCTTTCTATTGCAGAGAACCGCTGGAATTAAACGCAATTACACGGGAGAATGCACATCACACATTTTCTTCTGAATCTGCACCACTTGGAGAGCGTCGCTCTACGGGCAAACAGATTGTTCCTGTGGAGAAAAAAGATGAGATCGTTAATCTTTTCCCAGCAGTTAAGTAA
- the parE gene encoding DNA topoisomerase IV subunit B translates to MLEQIDMFAEVSNNGENGRTGYDADDIQVLEGLVAVRKRPGMYIGSTSSSGLHHLVWEIVDNAVDEHLAKYCTKIDLLLRKDGSVTVTDNGRGIPTGMHKTGVPTPQVVFTILHAGGKFGGSGYKKSGGLHGVGASVTNALSEWLEVEIYREGKIHRQRFEYWVDKKGKEHVGEPVTGLEILGNTNKTGSKITFKPDIRVFPNGIALNYDTLAERVQEIAFLNSGLRITLHDERSNRQDEFFYEGGASQFVQFLNEGKDVLHDVIHFSAEKDDIEVEVALQYNGGYTETLASFVNSIPTRSGGTHETGFKTAYTRVLNDYARRTQLLKEKDKNLEGNDLREGMMAVISVKMSEVEFVGQTKDQLGSASARSAVDYIVSENMARFLEENPQVAQSLLKKSIQASKAREAARKARDEIRTGKKRSESSNLGGKLSPAQSKDVTRTELFIVEGDSAGGSAKQGRDSKIQAILPLKGKPMNPEKAKLLDILKNDEYKAIISTIGAGIGPDFTVEDSNYSKIIIMTDADTDGAHIQVLLLTFFYRYMKPLIDAGKVFIAQPPLYKLTRKTGKLETVRYAWSDEELQNYLKEFGKNFELQRYKGLGEMNPDQLWETTMNPESRTLLQVQIEDAAKAERRVSTLMGDKVDPRKRWIVENVDFTEIVE, encoded by the coding sequence ATGCTCGAACAGATCGATATGTTTGCTGAAGTTTCTAATAACGGCGAGAATGGCCGTACTGGATACGATGCTGACGACATTCAAGTGCTCGAAGGTCTAGTTGCAGTACGCAAACGACCTGGCATGTATATCGGCAGTACAAGTTCTTCGGGATTACATCATCTAGTATGGGAAATTGTAGATAATGCCGTGGATGAGCATTTAGCCAAGTATTGTACGAAGATTGACTTACTACTTCGCAAAGATGGCTCGGTAACGGTGACTGACAACGGTCGGGGGATCCCAACTGGAATGCATAAGACAGGAGTACCAACGCCGCAAGTCGTATTTACAATTCTGCATGCGGGCGGTAAATTCGGTGGATCTGGTTACAAGAAATCAGGCGGTTTGCATGGCGTAGGGGCTTCAGTGACGAATGCTTTGTCTGAATGGCTCGAAGTAGAGATTTATCGTGAAGGCAAAATCCATCGTCAACGTTTTGAATATTGGGTGGACAAGAAGGGGAAAGAGCATGTTGGCGAACCTGTAACGGGCCTTGAAATTCTGGGGAACACCAACAAAACCGGTTCGAAAATTACTTTTAAACCGGACATTCGTGTCTTTCCAAATGGAATTGCCCTGAATTATGACACGCTGGCTGAACGGGTTCAGGAGATCGCTTTTTTGAACTCAGGTCTGCGTATTACGCTGCATGATGAGCGGAGCAACCGTCAGGACGAGTTCTTTTACGAGGGTGGAGCTAGTCAATTTGTACAATTCCTAAATGAGGGCAAGGATGTTCTGCATGATGTCATTCACTTCAGCGCAGAAAAAGACGATATCGAGGTGGAAGTGGCTCTTCAGTACAATGGAGGCTATACGGAAACCTTGGCTTCCTTCGTTAACTCCATTCCTACTCGTAGTGGTGGTACTCATGAGACGGGCTTTAAGACTGCGTATACTCGTGTATTAAATGACTATGCCCGCCGTACACAGTTGCTTAAAGAAAAGGATAAGAATTTAGAAGGAAATGATTTGCGCGAAGGTATGATGGCTGTCATTAGTGTCAAAATGTCCGAGGTTGAATTTGTTGGACAGACTAAGGATCAGCTCGGTAGTGCTTCTGCTCGTAGTGCAGTAGACTATATCGTATCTGAGAATATGGCTCGTTTCTTGGAAGAGAACCCACAGGTTGCACAGAGTCTTCTGAAAAAGTCGATTCAGGCTTCGAAGGCCCGTGAAGCGGCTCGCAAAGCCCGTGATGAGATCCGTACAGGTAAGAAACGTAGCGAGAGCTCGAATCTTGGCGGCAAGTTGTCACCTGCGCAGTCCAAGGACGTTACACGTACCGAATTGTTTATCGTAGAAGGTGATTCAGCTGGTGGATCGGCGAAGCAAGGCCGTGATTCTAAGATTCAGGCTATCTTGCCGTTAAAAGGAAAACCGATGAATCCAGAAAAAGCCAAGCTACTGGACATCCTGAAGAACGATGAATATAAAGCGATCATTTCCACGATTGGTGCAGGAATTGGTCCAGACTTTACCGTCGAAGACAGCAATTATTCCAAAATTATCATTATGACCGATGCGGATACAGATGGAGCGCATATTCAGGTGCTGCTGCTGACATTTTTCTATCGTTATATGAAGCCGTTAATAGATGCTGGAAAGGTCTTTATCGCTCAGCCTCCGCTTTATAAGCTGACCCGTAAGACGGGCAAGCTGGAGACCGTACGTTATGCATGGAGTGATGAAGAACTGCAAAATTACTTAAAGGAATTCGGCAAAAACTTCGAGCTTCAGCGTTATAAAGGATTGGGTGAGATGAACCCCGATCAGCTGTGGGAGACGACGATGAATCCAGAGTCGCGTACGCTGCTTCAGGTGCAGATTGAGGATGCTGCTAAGGCTGAGCGTCGTGTTTCTACACTGATGGGTGATAAAGTCGATCCACGTAAACGCTGGATTGTTGAGAATGTCGATTTCACTGAAATTGTAGAGTAG
- a CDS encoding ABC transporter permease, with protein MNNMLPLIRNECLKIIKKKRFYVILLILIVLVPMFTYAQMRSAERSRDKFNSDWRLEIQQQIIDNQNSLGSDRIPEEWKTYRRIFVQQLQYYLHHDVNPNEPSGVTFTREFMDNSVTLFIPLLIMAVASDLVSAERTTGTIKMLLTRPVKRWKVLFSKMAALLMFVSLIVLSTFVISYLISGLAFGYKGFNIPVFTGFKISGDSVDMSTVHAVPQWKYMLMQGGLVWFVSVVVALLAFMISVLVRSTAASIVVMMAALIAGNILTNMASAWTTAKYLFMVNLGLTGYLSGTPAPIEGMSLSFSMAVLAVWGAASVIISFAVFTKRDILN; from the coding sequence TTGAATAACATGCTTCCGCTAATCCGTAATGAATGTTTAAAAATCATAAAAAAGAAACGGTTTTATGTTATACTGCTGATTCTGATTGTACTGGTGCCTATGTTCACCTATGCCCAAATGCGCTCAGCCGAGCGTAGCAGAGATAAATTCAACTCCGATTGGCGCCTGGAGATCCAGCAGCAGATCATTGATAATCAAAATTCACTGGGAAGTGACCGAATTCCAGAGGAATGGAAGACTTATCGGCGAATATTTGTACAACAGCTTCAGTATTACCTCCATCATGATGTGAATCCGAACGAGCCAAGTGGCGTTACCTTTACCCGTGAGTTTATGGATAATTCGGTTACTTTATTTATTCCGCTACTCATAATGGCGGTAGCCTCGGATTTAGTCTCTGCGGAGCGAACTACAGGGACTATCAAAATGCTGCTGACAAGGCCAGTCAAACGCTGGAAAGTATTGTTTAGCAAAATGGCGGCACTGCTTATGTTTGTTTCACTTATCGTGCTTTCCACCTTTGTGATCAGCTACCTAATCTCTGGTCTGGCTTTTGGATATAAGGGCTTTAATATCCCTGTATTTACAGGCTTTAAGATTAGTGGGGACTCGGTGGATATGTCTACTGTACATGCAGTACCACAGTGGAAATATATGCTTATGCAAGGTGGATTGGTCTGGTTCGTAAGCGTCGTTGTTGCTTTGCTTGCTTTTATGATCTCGGTACTTGTAAGAAGCACTGCTGCTAGTATAGTGGTCATGATGGCAGCGCTGATTGCTGGAAATATTTTGACCAATATGGCTTCTGCCTGGACAACAGCGAAATATTTATTTATGGTAAATCTTGGGCTGACCGGTTATTTGTCAGGAACTCCCGCACCAATTGAGGGGATGTCTTTGTCATTTTCTATGGCTGTGCTGGCTGTATGGGGGGCCGCTTCGGTGATCATTTCATTCGCCGTCTTTACGAAAAGGGATATTTTGAATTAG
- a CDS encoding ABC transporter ATP-binding protein codes for MTKANSGESSPVVLSVDGVRKKIGRKWIIDDVTFEVREGEIFGFLGPNGAGKTTTIRMLVDLIRPSEGKITVCGYNVNRNPEKALQFVGSIVENPEVYTYLTGWENLQHFARMQPGIDNARISEVVDIVRLDQRIHDKVSTYSLGMRQRLGIAQALLGRPRLLILDEPTNGLDPKGIKELREFIRKLADEGLAVFVSSHLLSEIQLLCDRVAIISKGRVLAVGAVDELIARNSPYVLWELEPFAEARELLANRPDIQIQNLEDVTLDDSIIAGMGPNSLITIMDQDLIPEIVAVMVTAEIEVRAVHKINPTLEQLFLKLTEGENVE; via the coding sequence ATGACAAAAGCGAACAGTGGAGAATCCAGCCCGGTCGTCTTGTCTGTGGACGGGGTACGGAAAAAAATAGGACGAAAGTGGATTATTGATGATGTTACGTTTGAGGTGAGAGAAGGAGAAATCTTCGGCTTCCTCGGTCCAAATGGTGCTGGGAAGACAACTACGATCCGAATGCTCGTCGATTTGATTCGTCCCAGCGAGGGCAAGATTACCGTATGTGGTTACAATGTGAACCGAAATCCGGAAAAAGCATTGCAATTTGTTGGCTCTATCGTTGAGAACCCTGAGGTATACACCTATTTGACGGGATGGGAGAATTTGCAGCATTTTGCCCGAATGCAGCCTGGTATAGATAATGCACGGATTAGCGAAGTGGTAGATATTGTTCGGTTAGATCAGCGAATACATGATAAGGTAAGTACATATTCACTTGGAATGAGACAGCGTTTAGGCATAGCGCAGGCGCTGCTGGGACGTCCGCGTCTGCTTATTCTGGACGAGCCTACAAATGGCCTTGACCCCAAAGGCATTAAGGAGTTGCGAGAATTTATACGCAAGCTGGCAGATGAGGGACTAGCAGTGTTCGTGTCGAGTCATCTTCTTAGCGAAATCCAGCTCCTCTGCGACCGTGTAGCAATTATAAGTAAAGGGCGGGTACTAGCAGTAGGTGCGGTAGATGAACTGATCGCTCGTAATTCACCGTATGTTCTTTGGGAGCTTGAGCCTTTTGCTGAAGCCCGAGAATTACTGGCTAATCGCCCAGATATACAAATTCAGAATCTGGAAGACGTTACCTTGGATGACTCTATTATTGCAGGTATGGGTCCGAATTCTTTAATCACAATCATGGATCAGGATTTGATCCCTGAGATTGTGGCTGTAATGGTAACTGCTGAAATCGAAGTTAGGGCTGTGCATAAAATTAATCCGACACTGGAACAGCTATTCTTGAAACTAACGGAGGGTGAGAACGTTGAATAA
- a CDS encoding GDSL-type esterase/lipase family protein — translation MALNDSKWTWRTVSLISIVTTVILIVGLVYAVSDIIYPVGEASVSNLPQQTAAPVTETAKVLKVVALGDSLAKGTGDNTGEGFVKRTVSGLSAKGVEVDLLGNMGINGLTTAGLQSKLDEDGVDYALHLANVILLSIGGNDLFKDSNILQNSGALQSESTTDQELTPESLLAALPEAAGRLGNILEKITEINPNAQIYYMGLYNPFGDIPDLLVPGNQAVAKWNNAAMDIINKHSNMTLVPTFDLFNRHLDEYLSTDHFHPNGDGYQRIGERFIQAIH, via the coding sequence ATGGCTTTGAATGATTCGAAGTGGACATGGCGCACTGTCAGCCTGATTTCCATAGTAACAACAGTAATACTAATTGTAGGTTTAGTTTATGCGGTCAGTGACATCATCTATCCTGTTGGAGAAGCGTCAGTGAGTAACTTACCTCAGCAAACAGCCGCTCCAGTGACGGAGACTGCTAAAGTGCTCAAAGTAGTTGCTCTCGGAGATTCGCTCGCCAAGGGGACTGGAGATAACACAGGAGAAGGATTTGTTAAGCGTACGGTTAGTGGTTTATCCGCTAAAGGTGTCGAAGTTGATCTATTAGGTAATATGGGGATCAATGGTTTAACTACTGCAGGACTGCAAAGTAAGCTAGATGAAGATGGTGTGGATTACGCACTGCACTTGGCGAATGTCATTCTACTCTCGATCGGAGGGAATGATTTATTCAAGGACTCGAATATTTTGCAGAATAGCGGTGCGCTTCAGAGTGAATCAACAACCGATCAAGAGCTGACTCCGGAGTCTTTGCTAGCAGCACTTCCAGAAGCAGCAGGCAGATTGGGCAATATTCTGGAAAAGATCACGGAGATCAATCCGAACGCTCAAATTTATTATATGGGGCTATATAACCCTTTTGGAGATATTCCAGATCTACTCGTACCAGGTAATCAGGCGGTTGCGAAGTGGAATAATGCGGCAATGGATATTATTAACAAGCACAGCAATATGACTTTGGTTCCTACCTTTGACTTGTTTAACAGGCATTTGGACGAATACCTATCTACTGATCATTTTCATCCGAATGGCGATGGATATCAGCGAATCGGAGAACGATTCATTCAGGCTATACACTAG
- a CDS encoding CAP domain-containing protein — protein MKNKRLRAIMGGSVAAVMALSISLPLEANAASTEVTVVKSGTSYEQVLQYLKQANLQGFPCSNSTIVVSKPQTGTVPNKDTSTGTPVKKPVTKPVTKPVTKPVTKPTDTTTNTGAVTNKGTYVQQIVTLVNKERAAAGLKPVSGLDSLHKVAATKATDMRSNNYFSHTSPTYGSPFDMMKSFGITYKAAGENIAMGQKTPEEVMKAWMNSPGHRANILNANFNYIGVGYDNNYWVQEFIGK, from the coding sequence ATGAAGAACAAGAGATTAAGAGCAATTATGGGTGGTAGTGTAGCGGCTGTTATGGCACTTAGTATTTCTCTTCCACTCGAAGCGAATGCAGCCTCAACAGAAGTAACAGTAGTTAAATCAGGTACTAGCTATGAGCAAGTTTTACAATATTTAAAACAAGCTAACCTACAGGGATTCCCTTGTTCGAATAGCACTATCGTGGTATCAAAGCCTCAAACAGGAACGGTTCCCAATAAAGATACTTCCACCGGAACTCCGGTAAAAAAGCCTGTAACAAAGCCTGTAACAAAGCCTGTAACAAAACCAGTAACTAAGCCTACTGATACTACAACAAATACAGGTGCTGTGACCAATAAAGGAACTTATGTTCAACAGATCGTAACGCTGGTAAATAAAGAACGTGCAGCAGCTGGTCTGAAGCCCGTTTCTGGATTGGACAGCCTTCATAAAGTAGCTGCTACAAAAGCTACAGATATGCGTTCTAATAACTATTTTTCACACACTTCACCTACGTATGGTTCACCATTTGATATGATGAAATCCTTTGGTATCACCTATAAAGCTGCAGGCGAGAACATCGCTATGGGTCAAAAAACGCCAGAGGAAGTAATGAAAGCATGGATGAATAGTCCTGGTCACCGCGCTAATATTTTGAATGCTAACTTCAATTATATCGGTGTAGGTTATGACAATAACTACTGGGTTCAGGAATTTATTGGTAAATAA
- a CDS encoding WG repeat-containing protein, whose amino-acid sequence MLRIRLNELGKGNDNGLIQADVWRWDGIGWNEYITQQDEDFIRTEEELFVTIPAEAGLYRVDYSNKPYETPYVLPKWVEDELRTTGLHPAPFNLREGTLWGYINDEGRAQIEPRYEYAENFQKNGLAIVQRKNSSGLIDSSGRERVKPIYSFIAPFSEGRAVVSDAKGYTFIDEKGKEVTPARYDYLNSLHEGRALFSKQNTTGGVSLYGYVDAQGKEVLPAIYEDANDFMNGVALVKIKEGEYALIDPEGNILHTYNHPFVGNPGDGLLSYQETANGKYGYLNTDGTVAIQPQFTSALPFSEGRAVVNTAENYGNAYGLIDKKGRMIIPAKYYEVLQLGEGRVAIGTPVYPNQPYRGSRYIIADAETGAILSNHTLLGVNNYQDGLASVYDAKETYFIDRTGKRAAQPPVIQGTGTLTLSGRLIRADIDQRTAYYDRQGKQIWRQNGVIPLRPPYSVVEKKYKPNRDYLVYYPVVEGIASAEVSREVNDKLRKLSLAEDAGSGGPSQDFSYNGDFSVSFFRKNLLVLELTGYRYPFGAAHGMPTKIYTHTNLRNGRFYNLGDLFKPGSRYVEKLSKIVGKQIENDPQYSYVFPDSYKGITSDQPFFVDNEALYLYFAPYEIAPYSAGFPTFRIPYAEIMGLISTEGEFWQSFH is encoded by the coding sequence ATGTTAAGGATTAGGTTGAATGAGCTGGGGAAAGGGAATGACAATGGCTTGATACAAGCGGATGTATGGAGATGGGACGGCATTGGCTGGAACGAATATATTACTCAGCAAGATGAAGATTTCATACGCACAGAAGAGGAACTATTCGTTACTATCCCAGCAGAGGCGGGATTATATCGTGTAGACTACTCCAATAAACCTTATGAAACGCCGTATGTATTGCCGAAGTGGGTTGAGGATGAACTAAGGACTACTGGGCTACATCCGGCGCCTTTTAATCTTAGAGAGGGCACACTTTGGGGATATATTAATGACGAAGGCCGTGCTCAGATTGAACCTAGATACGAATATGCAGAGAATTTTCAGAAGAATGGGTTAGCAATTGTACAGCGAAAAAACAGTAGCGGACTGATTGACAGCTCTGGACGGGAACGGGTGAAGCCAATTTACTCGTTTATTGCCCCTTTTTCGGAAGGACGCGCAGTAGTATCTGATGCGAAGGGGTACACATTTATCGATGAAAAAGGTAAAGAAGTGACTCCAGCCCGTTATGATTATCTGAACTCATTGCATGAGGGACGCGCATTATTTTCGAAACAAAATACGACCGGCGGCGTGTCACTTTACGGATATGTAGATGCGCAAGGCAAAGAGGTACTGCCTGCAATTTATGAGGACGCCAATGATTTCATGAACGGTGTAGCTTTGGTCAAGATAAAGGAAGGAGAGTATGCGCTCATTGACCCTGAAGGGAACATTCTGCATACGTACAATCATCCATTCGTAGGAAATCCGGGTGATGGGCTGCTCTCCTATCAAGAGACTGCAAACGGTAAGTACGGCTATTTAAACACGGATGGGACGGTAGCTATCCAGCCGCAATTCACTTCTGCTTTACCTTTTTCGGAGGGGCGTGCGGTGGTGAATACTGCTGAGAATTATGGTAACGCTTATGGGCTGATTGATAAAAAAGGAAGAATGATCATTCCCGCAAAATATTATGAAGTACTTCAGCTTGGTGAAGGCAGAGTAGCCATAGGAACACCAGTGTACCCTAATCAGCCTTATCGTGGCTCACGCTACATTATCGCTGATGCAGAGACAGGAGCAATTCTGAGCAACCATACCCTGCTTGGTGTGAATAATTATCAGGACGGACTGGCGTCTGTGTATGATGCTAAGGAGACCTATTTTATAGATCGTACTGGAAAAAGAGCCGCTCAGCCTCCAGTCATTCAAGGGACTGGAACACTTACCCTTAGCGGCCGCCTAATTAGAGCAGATATAGATCAACGTACAGCTTATTATGATCGTCAAGGGAAGCAAATTTGGAGACAAAATGGAGTCATCCCATTGAGACCTCCGTATTCTGTAGTGGAGAAGAAATATAAACCTAACAGGGATTACCTGGTCTACTACCCGGTTGTTGAGGGGATTGCCAGTGCTGAGGTTTCGAGAGAGGTAAATGATAAACTTCGCAAGCTGTCACTCGCTGAAGATGCAGGTAGTGGCGGACCTTCGCAGGATTTCAGCTATAATGGTGATTTTTCAGTGTCCTTCTTCCGTAAAAATCTTTTAGTACTGGAGTTAACGGGTTACCGTTATCCTTTTGGAGCAGCCCACGGCATGCCTACCAAAATCTATACACATACTAATTTACGTAATGGAAGGTTTTATAACCTGGGTGATTTGTTCAAGCCAGGCAGTAGATATGTGGAGAAGCTAAGTAAAATCGTGGGTAAGCAGATTGAGAACGACCCCCAATATTCATATGTATTTCCAGATTCGTATAAAGGAATTACCTCGGATCAGCCTTTCTTTGTTGATAATGAAGCGTTATATCTTTATTTTGCACCTTATGAGATTGCTCCTTATTCTGCGGGTTTTCCTACTTTCCGTATTCCTTACGCAGAAATTATGGGGCTTATCTCTACTGAGGGAGAATTTTGGCAGTCGTTTCACTAG